A window of the Planococcus citri chromosome 4, ihPlaCitr1.1, whole genome shotgun sequence genome harbors these coding sequences:
- the LOC135845936 gene encoding ubiquitin-like FUBI-ribosomal protein eS30 fusion protein yields MLTVEIRGQNKHQLEVAETDSISGIKHVISQLENVPATEILLYSSGAPLLDDMYASQLPTLTIDVCVPLLGGKVHGSLARAGKVKGQTPKVEKQDKKKKKTGRAKRRMQYNRRFVNIVQTFGRRRGPNANS; encoded by the exons atgttgaccgTAGAAATCAGAGGACAAAACAAACACCAGCTCGAAGTTGCTGAAACCGATAGCATCAGCGGTATCAAA CATGTCATCTCGCAACTGGAAAATGTACCAGCTACCGAAATCTTGCTGTATAGCTCCGGAGCTCCTCTTTTAGACGATATGTATGCATCGCAATTGCCAACTTTGACTATTGACGTTTGTGTACCGTTGTTGGGAG GTAAAGTTCACGGATCTTTAGCTCGTGCCGGTAAAGTAAAAGGACAAACGCCGAAA GTTGAAAAACAAGacaagaaaaagaagaaaactggTCGCGCTAAAAGACGTATGCAATACAACAGACGATTCGTTAACATCGTACAAACATTCGGAAGAAGAAGAGGTCCTAATGCCAATTCGTAA
- the vri gene encoding nuclear factor interleukin-3-regulated protein isoform X4, translating to MMVAGFIVRQNSSPINGETAFLNSNIPSQNGSGGGGGGHGHGQNGHAHTNGNSRTSAEHVQYCGQDSSNGNMDPLSPSPSSPMSDNMQNYEMGSHLPGSRKDLFSQRKQREFIPDNKKDESYWDRRRRNNEAAKRSREKRRFNDMILEQRVVELSKENHILKAQLAAIKDKFGINGENIVSVEQVMASLPSNEQVLSITKRTKLSNPSPLMYSPSPSPIPTSVIHQAPVHANGGNSVMSSPSHTSMYSQNSANHNENHHHHHTYPESESYPPYSFAPVLPPLHPPMFEAASNSVLNLSRSRSSGPPSPYELSGASSDENSAPISLTLSSSTMAAANNSLPHKLRHKSHLGDKDVAATALLSLQAIKQEPVSSRGSPPWDAEGSSDERDSGISLGLDWSVKTKASKNVTKPPTSPPNVHDIESLDEVHLKSTVARLASEVASIKSILSSRE from the coding sequence ATGATGGTTGCCGGATTCATAGTGCGTCAGAATAGTTCGCCGATTAACGGCGAAACGGCTTTTTTAAATTCGAACATACCGTCGCAGAATGGCAGCggaggcggcggcggcggccaCGGCCACGGCCAGAACGGGCACGCTCATACGAACGGTAACTCGCGCACGTCGGCAGAGCACGTGCAGTACTGCGGTCAGGACTCGAGTAACGGTAACATGGATCCGTTGTCGCCCAGTCCATCGTCGCCCATGTCCGATAATATGCAGAATTACGAGATGGGCTCGCATCTGCCCGGCAGCCGCAAAGACTTATTCTCGCAGCGCAAACAACGCGAATTCATACCGGATAACAAGAAAGACGAAAGCTACTGGGATCGCAGACGACGCAACAACGAGGCGGCCAAGAGATCGCGGGAGAAGCGACGGTTCAACGATATGATCCTCGAGCAGAGGGTGGTCGAGCTGAGCAAAGAGAATCACATACTGAAAGCTCAGCTGGCAGCGATTAAAGATAAGTTCGGTATTAACGGTGAGAATATAGTCAGCGTCGAACAGGTGATGGCGTCGTTGCCGTCCAACGAACAAGTGCTCAGTATTACTAAACGTACGAAACTTTCGAATCCGTCTCCGCTCATGTACTCGCCCAGTCCGAGTCCGATACCGACATCTGTGATACATCAAGCTCCGGTCCACGCCAATGGCGGCAATTCGGTCATGTCTTCGCCCAGCCACACTTCGATGTACTCGCAAAATTCCGCAAACCATAACGAAAACCACCACCATCATCATACGTACCCCGAGTCCGAATCCTACCCTCCGTACAGCTTCGCGCCAGTCTTACCGCCCCTTCATCCGCCCATGTTCGAGGCAGCCAGCAACAGCGTGCTGAACCTGAGTCGTTCCCGCAGCAGCGGACCGCCATCGCCGTACGAGCTATCCGGCGCTAGCAGCGACGAAAACTCGGCTCCTATATCGTTAACCTTATCCTCGTCCACCATGGCAGCGGCCAATAATTCGCTTCCTCATAAGTTACGCCATAAGAGTCATCTGGGCGATAAAGACGTCGCTGCGACTGCTCTACTCTCGCTGCAGGCCATCAAACAGGAACCGGTGTCGTCCAGGGGAAGTCCGCCATGGGACGCCGAAGGCAGCAGCGACGAAAGAGACTCCGGTATCTCGTTGGGGCTCGACTGGAGCGTCAAAACCAAAGCTTCCAAGAATGTTACTAAACCACCTACGTCTCCTCCGAACGTGCACGATATCGAGAGCTTAGACGAGGTCCACCTTAAATCCACCGTCGCTCGATTAGCTTCCGAAGTCGCCTCTATCAAGAGTATATTGTCTTCCAGGGAGTGA
- the vri gene encoding nuclear factor interleukin-3-regulated protein isoform X1, with translation MRDLDGMDTRARLTTEWQHYMFLQQVRGMERRFLDVLRHQMMVAGFIVRQNSSPINGETAFLNSNIPSQNGSGGGGGGHGHGQNGHAHTNGNSRTSAEHVQYCGQDSSNGNMDPLSPSPSSPMSDNMQNYEMGSHLPGSRKDLFSQRKQREFIPDNKKDESYWDRRRRNNEAAKRSREKRRFNDMILEQRVVELSKENHILKAQLAAIKDKFGINGENIVSVEQVMASLPSNEQVLSITKRTKLSNPSPLMYSPSPSPIPTSVIHQAPVHANGGNSVMSSPSHTSMYSQNSANHNENHHHHHTYPESESYPPYSFAPVLPPLHPPMFEAASNSVLNLSRSRSSGPPSPYELSGASSDENSAPISLTLSSSTMAAANNSLPHKLRHKSHLGDKDVAATALLSLQAIKQEPVSSRGSPPWDAEGSSDERDSGISLGLDWSVKTKASKNVTKPPTSPPNVHDIESLDEVHLKSTVARLASEVASIKSILSSRE, from the coding sequence ATGTGCTAAGGCATCAAATGATGGTTGCCGGATTCATAGTGCGTCAGAATAGTTCGCCGATTAACGGCGAAACGGCTTTTTTAAATTCGAACATACCGTCGCAGAATGGCAGCggaggcggcggcggcggccaCGGCCACGGCCAGAACGGGCACGCTCATACGAACGGTAACTCGCGCACGTCGGCAGAGCACGTGCAGTACTGCGGTCAGGACTCGAGTAACGGTAACATGGATCCGTTGTCGCCCAGTCCATCGTCGCCCATGTCCGATAATATGCAGAATTACGAGATGGGCTCGCATCTGCCCGGCAGCCGCAAAGACTTATTCTCGCAGCGCAAACAACGCGAATTCATACCGGATAACAAGAAAGACGAAAGCTACTGGGATCGCAGACGACGCAACAACGAGGCGGCCAAGAGATCGCGGGAGAAGCGACGGTTCAACGATATGATCCTCGAGCAGAGGGTGGTCGAGCTGAGCAAAGAGAATCACATACTGAAAGCTCAGCTGGCAGCGATTAAAGATAAGTTCGGTATTAACGGTGAGAATATAGTCAGCGTCGAACAGGTGATGGCGTCGTTGCCGTCCAACGAACAAGTGCTCAGTATTACTAAACGTACGAAACTTTCGAATCCGTCTCCGCTCATGTACTCGCCCAGTCCGAGTCCGATACCGACATCTGTGATACATCAAGCTCCGGTCCACGCCAATGGCGGCAATTCGGTCATGTCTTCGCCCAGCCACACTTCGATGTACTCGCAAAATTCCGCAAACCATAACGAAAACCACCACCATCATCATACGTACCCCGAGTCCGAATCCTACCCTCCGTACAGCTTCGCGCCAGTCTTACCGCCCCTTCATCCGCCCATGTTCGAGGCAGCCAGCAACAGCGTGCTGAACCTGAGTCGTTCCCGCAGCAGCGGACCGCCATCGCCGTACGAGCTATCCGGCGCTAGCAGCGACGAAAACTCGGCTCCTATATCGTTAACCTTATCCTCGTCCACCATGGCAGCGGCCAATAATTCGCTTCCTCATAAGTTACGCCATAAGAGTCATCTGGGCGATAAAGACGTCGCTGCGACTGCTCTACTCTCGCTGCAGGCCATCAAACAGGAACCGGTGTCGTCCAGGGGAAGTCCGCCATGGGACGCCGAAGGCAGCAGCGACGAAAGAGACTCCGGTATCTCGTTGGGGCTCGACTGGAGCGTCAAAACCAAAGCTTCCAAGAATGTTACTAAACCACCTACGTCTCCTCCGAACGTGCACGATATCGAGAGCTTAGACGAGGTCCACCTTAAATCCACCGTCGCTCGATTAGCTTCCGAAGTCGCCTCTATCAAGAGTATATTGTCTTCCAGGGAGTGA
- the vri gene encoding nuclear factor interleukin-3-regulated protein isoform X3 — protein sequence MRDLDGMDTRARLTTEYVLRHQMMVAGFIVRQNSSPINGETAFLNSNIPSQNGSGGGGGGHGHGQNGHAHTNGNSRTSAEHVQYCGQDSSNGNMDPLSPSPSSPMSDNMQNYEMGSHLPGSRKDLFSQRKQREFIPDNKKDESYWDRRRRNNEAAKRSREKRRFNDMILEQRVVELSKENHILKAQLAAIKDKFGINGENIVSVEQVMASLPSNEQVLSITKRTKLSNPSPLMYSPSPSPIPTSVIHQAPVHANGGNSVMSSPSHTSMYSQNSANHNENHHHHHTYPESESYPPYSFAPVLPPLHPPMFEAASNSVLNLSRSRSSGPPSPYELSGASSDENSAPISLTLSSSTMAAANNSLPHKLRHKSHLGDKDVAATALLSLQAIKQEPVSSRGSPPWDAEGSSDERDSGISLGLDWSVKTKASKNVTKPPTSPPNVHDIESLDEVHLKSTVARLASEVASIKSILSSRE from the coding sequence ATGTGCTAAGGCATCAAATGATGGTTGCCGGATTCATAGTGCGTCAGAATAGTTCGCCGATTAACGGCGAAACGGCTTTTTTAAATTCGAACATACCGTCGCAGAATGGCAGCggaggcggcggcggcggccaCGGCCACGGCCAGAACGGGCACGCTCATACGAACGGTAACTCGCGCACGTCGGCAGAGCACGTGCAGTACTGCGGTCAGGACTCGAGTAACGGTAACATGGATCCGTTGTCGCCCAGTCCATCGTCGCCCATGTCCGATAATATGCAGAATTACGAGATGGGCTCGCATCTGCCCGGCAGCCGCAAAGACTTATTCTCGCAGCGCAAACAACGCGAATTCATACCGGATAACAAGAAAGACGAAAGCTACTGGGATCGCAGACGACGCAACAACGAGGCGGCCAAGAGATCGCGGGAGAAGCGACGGTTCAACGATATGATCCTCGAGCAGAGGGTGGTCGAGCTGAGCAAAGAGAATCACATACTGAAAGCTCAGCTGGCAGCGATTAAAGATAAGTTCGGTATTAACGGTGAGAATATAGTCAGCGTCGAACAGGTGATGGCGTCGTTGCCGTCCAACGAACAAGTGCTCAGTATTACTAAACGTACGAAACTTTCGAATCCGTCTCCGCTCATGTACTCGCCCAGTCCGAGTCCGATACCGACATCTGTGATACATCAAGCTCCGGTCCACGCCAATGGCGGCAATTCGGTCATGTCTTCGCCCAGCCACACTTCGATGTACTCGCAAAATTCCGCAAACCATAACGAAAACCACCACCATCATCATACGTACCCCGAGTCCGAATCCTACCCTCCGTACAGCTTCGCGCCAGTCTTACCGCCCCTTCATCCGCCCATGTTCGAGGCAGCCAGCAACAGCGTGCTGAACCTGAGTCGTTCCCGCAGCAGCGGACCGCCATCGCCGTACGAGCTATCCGGCGCTAGCAGCGACGAAAACTCGGCTCCTATATCGTTAACCTTATCCTCGTCCACCATGGCAGCGGCCAATAATTCGCTTCCTCATAAGTTACGCCATAAGAGTCATCTGGGCGATAAAGACGTCGCTGCGACTGCTCTACTCTCGCTGCAGGCCATCAAACAGGAACCGGTGTCGTCCAGGGGAAGTCCGCCATGGGACGCCGAAGGCAGCAGCGACGAAAGAGACTCCGGTATCTCGTTGGGGCTCGACTGGAGCGTCAAAACCAAAGCTTCCAAGAATGTTACTAAACCACCTACGTCTCCTCCGAACGTGCACGATATCGAGAGCTTAGACGAGGTCCACCTTAAATCCACCGTCGCTCGATTAGCTTCCGAAGTCGCCTCTATCAAGAGTATATTGTCTTCCAGGGAGTGA
- the vri gene encoding nuclear factor interleukin-3-regulated protein isoform X2, producing the protein MILGGDMETRATHPESSMLQLLHSPRDVLRHQMMVAGFIVRQNSSPINGETAFLNSNIPSQNGSGGGGGGHGHGQNGHAHTNGNSRTSAEHVQYCGQDSSNGNMDPLSPSPSSPMSDNMQNYEMGSHLPGSRKDLFSQRKQREFIPDNKKDESYWDRRRRNNEAAKRSREKRRFNDMILEQRVVELSKENHILKAQLAAIKDKFGINGENIVSVEQVMASLPSNEQVLSITKRTKLSNPSPLMYSPSPSPIPTSVIHQAPVHANGGNSVMSSPSHTSMYSQNSANHNENHHHHHTYPESESYPPYSFAPVLPPLHPPMFEAASNSVLNLSRSRSSGPPSPYELSGASSDENSAPISLTLSSSTMAAANNSLPHKLRHKSHLGDKDVAATALLSLQAIKQEPVSSRGSPPWDAEGSSDERDSGISLGLDWSVKTKASKNVTKPPTSPPNVHDIESLDEVHLKSTVARLASEVASIKSILSSRE; encoded by the coding sequence ATGTGCTAAGGCATCAAATGATGGTTGCCGGATTCATAGTGCGTCAGAATAGTTCGCCGATTAACGGCGAAACGGCTTTTTTAAATTCGAACATACCGTCGCAGAATGGCAGCggaggcggcggcggcggccaCGGCCACGGCCAGAACGGGCACGCTCATACGAACGGTAACTCGCGCACGTCGGCAGAGCACGTGCAGTACTGCGGTCAGGACTCGAGTAACGGTAACATGGATCCGTTGTCGCCCAGTCCATCGTCGCCCATGTCCGATAATATGCAGAATTACGAGATGGGCTCGCATCTGCCCGGCAGCCGCAAAGACTTATTCTCGCAGCGCAAACAACGCGAATTCATACCGGATAACAAGAAAGACGAAAGCTACTGGGATCGCAGACGACGCAACAACGAGGCGGCCAAGAGATCGCGGGAGAAGCGACGGTTCAACGATATGATCCTCGAGCAGAGGGTGGTCGAGCTGAGCAAAGAGAATCACATACTGAAAGCTCAGCTGGCAGCGATTAAAGATAAGTTCGGTATTAACGGTGAGAATATAGTCAGCGTCGAACAGGTGATGGCGTCGTTGCCGTCCAACGAACAAGTGCTCAGTATTACTAAACGTACGAAACTTTCGAATCCGTCTCCGCTCATGTACTCGCCCAGTCCGAGTCCGATACCGACATCTGTGATACATCAAGCTCCGGTCCACGCCAATGGCGGCAATTCGGTCATGTCTTCGCCCAGCCACACTTCGATGTACTCGCAAAATTCCGCAAACCATAACGAAAACCACCACCATCATCATACGTACCCCGAGTCCGAATCCTACCCTCCGTACAGCTTCGCGCCAGTCTTACCGCCCCTTCATCCGCCCATGTTCGAGGCAGCCAGCAACAGCGTGCTGAACCTGAGTCGTTCCCGCAGCAGCGGACCGCCATCGCCGTACGAGCTATCCGGCGCTAGCAGCGACGAAAACTCGGCTCCTATATCGTTAACCTTATCCTCGTCCACCATGGCAGCGGCCAATAATTCGCTTCCTCATAAGTTACGCCATAAGAGTCATCTGGGCGATAAAGACGTCGCTGCGACTGCTCTACTCTCGCTGCAGGCCATCAAACAGGAACCGGTGTCGTCCAGGGGAAGTCCGCCATGGGACGCCGAAGGCAGCAGCGACGAAAGAGACTCCGGTATCTCGTTGGGGCTCGACTGGAGCGTCAAAACCAAAGCTTCCAAGAATGTTACTAAACCACCTACGTCTCCTCCGAACGTGCACGATATCGAGAGCTTAGACGAGGTCCACCTTAAATCCACCGTCGCTCGATTAGCTTCCGAAGTCGCCTCTATCAAGAGTATATTGTCTTCCAGGGAGTGA